The Candidatus Eisenbacteria bacterium genome includes the window ACGTCAAACCGTACGGCCGTGAGTCTTGAAGCATCTGCGCGGGCAGAAAAACGATCGCCCGTGGAGGCGACACTGTCCAGGGCAAACTCTCGTCGCGGCTCTCCACAGGCAATCGCGTCACTCGAGGGATCGGATCCCTCGACTTGACGATGCCCGAGGGGCACGCCCGCCGGTATCGGGGAATCCCTGAGTCGGGGAGGGCAAATTCCTTAGCGGAGACTGGCCGGGGATCGCGCGACGATGGGCTGAAAAGACCAGCTAGAGCGAGGTGAGGCCGTGTCGGACCGCCCACTTGGTCAGTTCCGCAACGCTATTGATTCCAAGCCGTTCCATAATCTGATGTCGGTGGGTCTCCACGGTCTTGGGGCTGACTTTGAGGAGCAGCGCGATCTCCTTGGTCGTCCTGCCCTCGGCCAGGAGCTGAAGAACCTCACGCTCGCGGGGCGTCAGGCTGGGGGTCGCCCTGTCGTCTTCGTCCGCAGGCCGCCTTGTGACTTCCTCGACCACCACGTCGGCAATGCCGGGGCTCACATACCGGTGGCCCTCGGCCACGGCGTGAATCGCGCGCGCGAGCTCGTCCCTCGTGCAGTCGTCCTTGAGGAGATACCCGGAAGCGCCCGCCCGCAGCATCTCGATCACGAAGCGGCGGTCGGAGTGGATCGAGAGGGCGATGACCTCGGTCCGTGGCGCGGACGACTTGATCTGGCGGGTCGCCTCTATCCCGTTCAGACCCGACATGGTGATGTCCATGACCACGATCTGGGGATCGAGCTTGCCCGTGAGCTCGACGGCCCTGCGTCCGTTCTCCGCTTCCCCCACGACAGTCATGCCGCGCTCCTGCTCGAGGAGGGCGCGCAGGCCTTGCCGCATGATTGGATGGTCGTCGGCAATGAGAATCCGCAGACTCATCTCACTTCCCTCCCGCCGGACCGCCTGCCCTGACCAAGGGCATGGTCAGAGTAGCCTTCGTGCCGGCTCCAGGTCTCGAGTCGATGGACAGACCCCCGCCGAGCGGCGAGATCCGCTCGCGGATGCTGAAGAGACCGAACCCCGAGGCGCGCTCCCCCGGCGCCTCGACGTCTTCGGGGGAGAACCCGACCCCATCGTCCTGGACGC containing:
- a CDS encoding response regulator transcription factor, translating into MSLRILIADDHPIMRQGLRALLEQERGMTVVGEAENGRRAVELTGKLDPQIVVMDITMSGLNGIEATRQIKSSAPRTEVIALSIHSDRRFVIEMLRAGASGYLLKDDCTRDELARAIHAVAEGHRYVSPGIADVVVEEVTRRPADEDDRATPSLTPREREVLQLLAEGRTTKEIALLLKVSPKTVETHRHQIMERLGINSVAELTKWAVRHGLTSL